CGCGCTTACGTGCAAGCCCGGCTCGGGTCCCATCGTGGCGATCGTTTCGGGCGGAAATATCGACCTCGAGAAGTTCAGCGAGTTAATTCGTTAGCGGCTGCTACACACGAGCGTTCTACGCACTCGGCAAACTCCTCGATGTCGCGCTCGGTCGTCGCCCAATGCGCCATCCAGCGTACCTCGGGCAAAGATTCATTGAAGACGTAGAAGGGAAACTCACGCTGGATGCGCTCGATCGCGCCGCGTTCGAGCGTTGCAAAGACGGCGTTGCATCGCACCGGACGCGTTACGCGCACGCCGGAGATCGTTGCTACCCGCTCGCCTAGTCGGCGAGCCATCGCGTTGGCGTGCGAGGCGTAGCGCGACCACCGATCGCCGGTGAGAAGCGCATCGAGTTGGGCGCCGAGATAACGCATTTTCGAGGCAAGCTGCATCGATTGCTTTTGCACGAAAGGGGCGGCCCCACCGTGCAGGCCCGGCGTAAAGAAGCAAATTGCTTCACCGAGCATCAAGCCGTTTTTTGTGCCGCCAAAGCTCAGCACGTCGACGCCGGCGTTGACCGTCGCCTCCCGCAAGGTCGCGCCCAACGCGACGGCAGCGTTCGCCAGACGGGCGCCGTCAACGTGGACGATCAATCCACGCGCATGAGCAAAGGTGCAAAGCTCGCGCAACTCGTCGATTTCGTAGACGCCGCCGAACTCCGTCGCTTGGGATATTGAAACGGCGCGCGGTTGCGCGAAATGGACCTCTCGGTCCGCGTGCAGATGCGACGCGATATCGGAGGGTCGCAGTTTTCCGTCGTCGGTTGCAATCGGAATGAGCTTCGACCCGCCGAAGCGCTCCAATGCGCCACATTCGTCGGTTTGTAAGTGCGCGCTCGCGGGCGCGAGCACGGCTTCCCATGGACGGAGCAGCGAACTCAGCGCGGCCACGTTCGCGCCAGTGCCGTTGAAGGTGAAATAGACATCCGTCTCATCCCCGAAATGCTCGCGGAATCGAGCAACGGCTCGGGCCGTCCAGGGATCACCGCCGTAAGCAGCGGCATCTCCGGCGTTGGCCGCAACGATCGCTTCGAGGATCTCCGGCGCGATGGGTGCGTTATTGTCGCTGGCAAAGCTGCGGCGCGATGAAGAATTCATAGCTGGCGGCGATTGCGCGGTCGCTGAGGAGTCACCTTGCGCGCCGTATAACTACTAGCCATGCCCGAGCGCGACCGTCTCGAAGTTGATGTCCTCTTTGTCGGTGCCGGTCCGGCGAGCCTTGCGGGCGCGATTCGGCTCGGTCAGCTCGCGCAGGCTGCCGGTCGCGCTCTTGAAATTCTGGTGATCGAAAAAGGCGGGGAGATCGGTCATCATGGACTCTCCGGCGCCGTGATGGATCCTCGCGCTCTGGACGAGCTTTTGCCCTCGTGGAGGGAATCTGCGCCGATCGAGTCGCCGGTGACGACCGACGAACTCTGGTTTCTGACATCGCGCGCAAAGATCAAAGCCCCCTTCACGCCTCCGCCGCTCAAGAATCATGGTAAGTACGTCGCATCGCTGCAGAAGATGTGCAAGTGGCTCGGTGAGGTCGCGGAAGCAAGTACCGCTCAGGTTTTCCCGGCCTTTCCTGGCCAGGAGCTGCTCTGGCACGAAAACCGGGTGATCGGCGTTCGGACCGGCGACAAGGGACTCGATCACAACGGTCAACCGAGATCCAACTACGAGCCGGGCGCAGACATCATCGCGAAAGTTGTCGTTTTGGGCGAAGGACCCCGCGGCACCCTGGCCAAGCAGGCCGCGTCTCGTCTGAATCTTTACGAGGGACGTCAGCCGCAAGTCTACGCGGCCGGCGTTAAAGAGCTGTGGCAACTCCCCGACGACCGCGTGAAGGCGGGTTCGGTCGTCCACACCCTTGGATATCCGCTTCCGACGGAAACGTTCGGCGGCGGGTTTATCTACGGAATGCGCGACAACATTCTCGATATCGGCCTTGTAACAGGGTTAGATTACAAGAATCCGACCACCGATCCGCACAACGAGCTGCAGCGAATGAAAGAGCATCCCGTTGTTCGCGCCATGCTCGAGGGCGGCTCGCTGATTCGCTACGGCGCGAAGGCAATTCCGGAGGGTGGCCTCTTCGCGATGCCGCGTCCGTATGCCGACGGATTGCTGCTGGTCGGTGACTCTGCCGGCTTCTTGAACGGCATGCGGCTCAAAGGCATTCACCTCGGCATGAAGTCAGGAATGCTTGCGGCAGAGACGATCTGGGAAGCGCTGCAGGCCGAACGCTACGATAGCGCAACGCTCGCGTCGTTCGAGCGGCGATTCAAAGACTCGTGGGCCTATGCCGAGCTTCGCTCCGCCCGGAACTTCCATCAGGGATTTCACAATGGAATGGTCGCGGGACTCGTCAACGCCGGCCTA
This Candidatus Eremiobacterota bacterium DNA region includes the following protein-coding sequences:
- a CDS encoding aminotransferase class V-fold PLP-dependent enzyme — translated: MNSSSRRSFASDNNAPIAPEILEAIVAANAGDAAAYGGDPWTARAVARFREHFGDETDVYFTFNGTGANVAALSSLLRPWEAVLAPASAHLQTDECGALERFGGSKLIPIATDDGKLRPSDIASHLHADREVHFAQPRAVSISQATEFGGVYEIDELRELCTFAHARGLIVHVDGARLANAAVALGATLREATVNAGVDVLSFGGTKNGLMLGEAICFFTPGLHGGAAPFVQKQSMQLASKMRYLGAQLDALLTGDRWSRYASHANAMARRLGERVATISGVRVTRPVRCNAVFATLERGAIERIQREFPFYVFNESLPEVRWMAHWATTERDIEEFAECVERSCVAAANELTR
- a CDS encoding electron transfer flavoprotein-ubiquinone oxidoreductase translates to MPERDRLEVDVLFVGAGPASLAGAIRLGQLAQAAGRALEILVIEKGGEIGHHGLSGAVMDPRALDELLPSWRESAPIESPVTTDELWFLTSRAKIKAPFTPPPLKNHGKYVASLQKMCKWLGEVAEASTAQVFPAFPGQELLWHENRVIGVRTGDKGLDHNGQPRSNYEPGADIIAKVVVLGEGPRGTLAKQAASRLNLYEGRQPQVYAAGVKELWQLPDDRVKAGSVVHTLGYPLPTETFGGGFIYGMRDNILDIGLVTGLDYKNPTTDPHNELQRMKEHPVVRAMLEGGSLIRYGAKAIPEGGLFAMPRPYADGLLLVGDSAGFLNGMRLKGIHLGMKSGMLAAETIWEALQAERYDSATLASFERRFKDSWAYAELRSARNFHQGFHNGMVAGLVNAGLSTFTGGAGFGFIDKLRGEHGYARMKKMGFAPTPTPRARIDNTITFDKLTDVYNSGTMHEENQPCHLIVSDTNICRDRCTREYGNPCEYFCPAAVYEPMFEAVDNGFEGRLQINFTNCVHCKTCDIADPYQIITWVPPQGGEGPIYLGM